Within Thermoprotei archaeon, the genomic segment CTCTTGTTCGGAGTATTCTCTAATAATTTTGTTAATCTCGTTGAGTATTTTAATTAACAACGATCGCGATGATGGTGTGGAAAAATAATCGTGATCTGTTAAAAGAAGTATTGCTTCATACAAACCAATTGGTGTGATTATATGGAAGATATTATCATTATTTATGTATAATGTTCCCTTATATTCATGTAATGTGTAGGGTAAAGTCTCATTTTTTATCATTAATTCTAGCAAGTTATTCTTAGATGCAGCAATTTTTACAGCAGACCTTATTATATCTCCAATAAAGTTTGGTAATGTATTTTCATTTAAATCACTTTTCATAACTAACCTAGGCATATTGATTGCTGTAACCGATGCTATGTCATATTGTGAGGAATCATAATGAGAAAGTGCAACTCTATAAAGATCATTAGTGTAAATAGTATCCAGTAATGATGACCTCAGCTTATTAATAAAAGTAACCGTATAACCTGATAAATTAAGTTTTATTGCATTCATCAGATTATTTTTTGAATCATCACTCAGAGATTCTACATAAACATGTATGATTGGAAGAATAGGAGGCCTACCATTAGAATTAAGTTGCAATAGTGCATTAATGAACGCATTAAAAACACGGTGAGCCTCATCAATATATTCATTAAGAGTATGAATTGTACCATTTATTTTGATCTCCAGATTTTCGAATCCCTTAGGTAGATCTGTATGTAAACCTAAAGATACTGTTAATTTGTTTCTCCATATGAATACATTATTTATGTTATAAATAAAGTGAATAAAATATGTTACTAGTTCGTTATCAGGAATATTTTTTGTATAAGGAGCTAATAAGAAATTGAATAATGGTAATGATTGGCCACCAGAAACTTCCTGATCAAAGTTATATAGCATATACATAATTCTCATTAACGCATTATTAAGAGACTTCATTCCATTTGATGGTAAAAAAAGATTCATATCATCAAATTTATAGTTTAATAGTATGTACATGTCATGATTTATATTAACAGTAGACAATGACCACTCATCAAGATCTATAACATGTAAATCACCAGAGGAGTGTGCATCTGAAAGATCTTTAGAAAGAAGTCTTAATAATGTGTAGTCTCTAAGCATTGATGAACTAAGTTTATAGTGTATGAGCCTAGGGTTCTTTATTTTTCTTTCATTACCAAATATTATCTGATGCACATCATGAACTGGTAAACCTAACCTCATGACCTGTAGGCGAACGTCATCTAATCCTCTTTCAACAAGAATAGAATTCACCAGCTCTCTTATGAATGCAGATGTGAGATATTTTATAGGCATTTTGCTAAGTCTGAGCTCTGCTTCTCTTGCTATATCCTCTGCAAGACTCCTCGGCAATTTTGCCTCTTTAATTAATGAGCTAACAATTTTTTGAGCATCAAACGGTTCTAATGCTGGTCTCGATGTTCTTACAAGAAGTTTTGAATACTTAATTGAGTATTCTATTTCATTAATAAGCTCTAAGATTTTGCGTCCTAATCCTGTCAATATATATTCTCCTGTCTCTAAATCTTTATCGATTAATCCATGAGACTGTAACATTCTTATATGATAACTTAAGTTGCTTGTTTCTTCCTGTCGCAAATGGAGTTTTTCTTTTATTTCAGAGAAACGTAAAGATCCATATGAACCTAACAACTTAAGTATCTCAATGCGCTTCCCTTCACTAACAATCCCAAATATGTTATATTCAATATGCCACGGCATTGTTCTCTAATAAGAGTATTTTTACCCAAATATAAATTACAACCACGCCAATAACAATGATAGACTATGTAGTACTGAATTAGCTCGCCTGTGGAGGCAAGGTTAATAGGCTAGCTGATACAGCCCTTAAATGAAATGGAATGAAGTTAAACCCAAAGGATAATGAACAACAAACCAATGAAAACATTAAAACAAGAACCCAACCAACTTTAAACACAAAGAATATTAACTAAAGAGTAGGTGTAACAGATCGATTATTCAACCTGCATTGTTAAATAAGAGAGGCAAGTAGATGAAATTCTTCAGAGTCTGAGACCAGAGTTTCCAGTGTTGGGTTCTGGATTAGTAGGAATGCATAGTGAATTGCTATTTTCATTCCTACTTAACCCTTCCCCCTCAATTAGCTCATCGGGGTCTCTCTGGGTGAACCCTTCTCCCCGCATCTGAAGGTTTAACACCGCTACAATATCCCTATCCATTGTTAATCCGCATTCTTCGCATCTCATTATCCTGCCCAGATAGGAAGCCATGCTTCCGGAGCAGACTGGGCAGGTTTTAGATGAGTTGGCTGGGTTAACGTATTTGACTAGAAGGTTAAGCCATTTAAGCTTGTATTCAAGCATGAGTTGGAATGTTCTTGCGCTCCACTTTGAGAGCTTGGGTTGGTGAGCAGTTTTTGAATAGATAGATTTTTATAGGCGTTTTGAGTTGATTTTTTATGCCGATATGGGTCCTGCTTCCAATGCGAATAGGACGACAGGCAGGCGGGGAAACTTCCAATGTGCCGTCCTTCACCGTTGGCGGCGAAGGCCCTCGAAAGCGTTTGCCGATAGAGGGAAGGGACGAAAATCCATGAATCCCACAACGGTTTACACCCCAGATTGCTGGTTTTGAGAGACTCGCAACTCTCCCAGAGCTCGTTATCCTATGAGTTATTGCGTTTGGTTCACATTGTAAACATTACCTACCTAGCCGAGCATTTTCTTATATCGTATTTATCCTCAGAACATTTAAATACCATTCATTTCATTAAAGTTCCAGATTTTCTGGCTAGCCAATTAAAAACCTAATACAGTGAAATTATAAGAACTAGAGTAAACTGCAAATGAATTGTCTAAAGAACTTCAGTTCTAAAGGATGGAAGAGAAGATCATTTTATAAAACCATTTCAAGCGACTTACTTTTATCTTAGAAAAAATCTAGATTTACATTTATTGAGCAAAAAGGTATAAGATTACGAATGAATTACTCGTGAATTCGTCTAAGTGATGTTAAAAGTTTTTCAACGCTATCAATTTTAGATAATATTAGTGGTATTTGTTCTATTTCTGCGATTTTTACTGGCAGTTGATCATTAATCTTTTTTGGGCCATGAATTATAACTACCATTGGTTTTATAGGATATACACGTACAGCTATCATAGGGGAGCGTCCTTTTGATACGTTTGTAAAAATTGCTGCACGTGCTGTTGTTAATCCCATTAATCTAAAAAATTCGTATCCACTCATTGATAATATTGCTTTAATACTATCGATCACTGTGTATCCGAAAACAGGCCTTTCAATTAAATGTTTGCCGTAAAGGATATCACCCTCAACAGCCTCAGCAAAATTTTTTACTGATACTGGGGTGGTGAAATCTTTCATGTCAAGTATGGCATCTGATTCAAACATAAAGCCAGCTATTTTGCTTGAGATCGGATAGCCTCTTTCACGATCTATGTCTATTAATCCTCTTACGATCTTATCTATAGCCTTTATTCCAGGGAGTCTACGTCCTTGTTCATAATTGCTTATCACTGGAGGTGGAATTCTGATCTTTCTTGATAGCTCATTTTGTTGCACATTAAAAATTTCTCGCCATTTTCGCAATCCTTTTCCAGGATTTTCAGATGTTATAATGTCTCCAGCAATATACATCATGAGATATTTAATGCTCTTTGGCACTGTAGACATTTTTATTCCTAGTTAAGTATTCTATTCAGATTAATATAAAGTTAATACAACCTACTGTAAAGAAATTATCGCTGTGCTCTAGTAATTGTTAATAAGTTTAAAATCTTTAATAAAAATTAAATTGTTATTGATTGGATTTGCTAATTCTAAGGATTTCATGTTCCTTTTACAATATAAACTAAGGAATCTGCGATATATGTTGCATGATCGGCTATACGCTCTAAATAACGTAATATCAATAGTGACGTTATATCGCACAGAGGATTATTAGTGTGAATTGCTTTTTTGAATGCTTCTTCGTATATTTTGTCTATTTCATCATCTTTTTCGTATATTAAATGTGTAAGTTCTACATTTCTCAATATAAACGCTTTTATAGCATCTCGCATCATTGTAATAACAATTTTCGAGGCATTTTTTATTATTTCTTTGTCGCATTCAGAAATTGCCCCTACATCACCTAGTATGACTGCTATATCGTAAGAATATCGCCCAAATCTATAAAAATCGTAAGATATTTCTAATGCAGACTTTATGAATCTTAAATCTGATGCTGCTGGCTGATATCTAGCAATGATCTCTACTACTAGTTCTCCAATTTCTTCTTTCATTTGTTTCAGTTGTTGAGCCCGTTTTAAAACTTCTTCTTTAACATCAACGCCAGACATGAATGCCTCTAAAGATAGGTTAACTGTTTTTTCAGAAAGTGACGCCATTTCACTTAGCATGTTGTTAAGTCTTTCTAAACCCAATTCTATGAGCCTAACCATAAAATTCACCGTCAAATTAATACAAAATAATAAAAAGTAGTTTATAAAAATAACCATCGAAATCTATACAAATGTATTTAAGAAATATAGATTAGAAATAAATATATCAAGATATTTTCTCTATTTAGATTTAATATGTCGTATATAGTTAGACGTGTTCAACTTACAGGTAAATCAACATTTATTGTTTCATTACCAAAAAAATGGGCATCAGAAATGGGATTAAAATCTGGCACACCAATCATGTTTAGAATTGGTCCAGATGGTTCATTATTAATTTCTCCAAGCAACATCATAAAAGAAACGCCTATCAGTACAATCGTTGTTGGAGCAGATTCAAACGAAGACATAGTATTCAGAGAATACCTGGCGCATTATCTAGCAGGTTCAACTGTAATAAAAATAATGTTTATCACAAGCTCTAGTTTACGGTCAATAATAAAAAATTTAATAAGAAATAAGCTTATAGGAATAGAGATAGTTGAAGAAACTTCAAAGGATATAACAACACAAGTTCTCACAAATCACTCACAACTTCCTCTTCTTAAAGCTATTAACCGAATGCACCTAATTTCACTCTTTATGTATAAGGATGCACTGGAATCATTAAAAACCCAAAATATAGAATTAGCAAAAGACATAATAGAAAGAGATGATGAAGTTGACAGGTTTTATCATTTTATAGTAAGACAGCTAAACATGGTAGCATTAAATATATCAACAGTCAAGGATATAGGTCTTAACAAATTATCAGAAGGACTTGAATATAGAATAATAGCAAAAAGTATCGAAAGAATAGGGGACCATTCAGCTAGAATCGCCAAATCAATAACCAGAATACTAAAATGGCCAACCACAAACTCATTAGATTTGTTAGAAGATTTTGGAAATAGAACAGTTTCAATTTATGAAAAAGTTATTCGAGCTCTTAATAAAATGGATAAAAAGTTAGCACAAGAATTAATTAGCGACACAAGCTTTATTGCCGATTATGAACAAGATATAACCAATAAACTATTGGAAAACAATACAATACCCACATCCACAATGATAGAACTAAAGCTAATAATGGAAAGCATTAGACGTATTGCAGAATATAGCGAGGACATTGCAGAGTCAATTATTAACTTATCAGTTAGTGGGGCCGAGGGGATTTGAACCCCTGGCTTCCGGGTCTCCCCTATATCATCCCAAATCCTCATCGGATAGTCAACGCTCCAATAACTGGAGCCCGTCGCCATACCTGGCTAGGCCACGGCCCCACAATCTATCTTATAAGTAAGGTGAATAAAAAAGTTTCTCATTATAATTGTTCTATAAACTAAAATATCAATCAAATAACCTAGCCCTATTATTAGGTTTTCAGCACTTTCTGAATAGGTAAATTTTATGGATTTTTGTTTTTTGTGTTGTGATGCCTTTAATGAACCTCTAGTAACAGAGATAAAGAGGAAGGAACAAAAATCCACTAATCACACAACAGTTCTGCAGCAATTTTTGTTGTAGTACTTTTTATCACTCAGTTTTTAACTAGGTAGTAAGTGTGAGTCCTGTTTCCAAAAGGAATAGGACAGATAAGGATTAACGTCTAACATGAAGTGCTTTACTAGCCCTGAAAGTTTATGTTATAAAATTGATCATGCTATTGAAATACTTAAGGGGCCGCCAGCTTTGCGGCTTTCGCAGGCCCTCGCGGAGCCTACTACTAGCCGCAACGGAGGGCGGTTTAACTTCCGAGTTCGGAATGGGTTCGGGTGAGACCCGCCCCCTATGGCCGGCGTACCCCAATATTTTCAAAAAAATCTTACATTTAAACTTTCATATTGGATTTTTCACAATTCTGAAGAATGGATCTACATTTGACGCTCTCCACGACTAAAGTCGGGGATTCTCGATCGAATCATATTTTCGTTCACAGTTGTTGAGTTCTGGGCTGTGTCAAGCCAGTTGTTATGGACATATGGTTTGCTTGTCTGAGCCTCCTCACCAGCTTCGTTCGGGGAGCCTTATTCAGGCTTTTAAATATTCACCACATTCGAGCGACACGCTCAAAAACATGTGATGAACATCACGTTCAAACCTAATGGATAATTCATCCCAGAAACAAAGTTCTAAGCTTTCCTGTCGAGTCTTATGTAAAATTTTCGATAATGTATACTTATTTTTTTGAGCAGTTCGTTTACATTTATATGTAACATATTTCTATTTTTCTTTGGTGAAAAAAAGAAATGATGGAAGTATTTTATCAAGTACTTTATGACCAATTTGGTTTTGGGGAGACTTCGACTACGAACTGGATTAGTTTAATCATAGGAATAGTATATCTGGTTACTCTTTTCTTGTTTATGTTTGGGCCTGTTCAAATGTGGCTTTATACCGCTAGGGTAAGCAAAGATCTTGTTAGGCTTGAGATTTACGCAAAGAGAAGTCGTGAGATATTCATCTCAGTAGCAAGTAAGTATAATCAGAATAAGGAAGAATTAGAGAAAATTGTAAGTGATGCATTAGAGTTCTTTTATATAGAGCCTGTAGAACGCGATCCTTATGGATTTATAAAACGGTTAGATCACTTGCTTAATGTTTCTAGGAATAAGCTTAAGCTTTTAGTAAATAAAATTGCGCCAATTGCTGATGGAGAAGAGAAAGCAAATTTAGAAAACACATTAACAACAGCTATGGCGTTGAATTCCATATATAAATATGCTAAGCACTGGTACATAGTTGGCAGAAAGGCTGGTAGTATAGTTATAATGGCGCAACTGGAACTTTTAATGGCTCTTTTAAGAGATATAGCTAGAGCTTATTATATGTCATTTTTCGCTACAATTAAAGGAATACCTATCGGTGATGGTGTAGGAGCAATGGTTGCTGCGAGGTTAATGATGAAGTCTCAAAATTACAAAGTAATTACAACTGAGACTATCATGTCAGAGTTAGATATTGATGGAAGAAAAGCAATGATTGTTAAAGCGGCTGGTCCAGGTGGTAGAGTTGGAAAGCCTGGTGAAGCAATACAAAAGCTTATAGAAGAATACCAAAACAAAATTAATTTGATAATAATGATTGATGCCGCAGCAAAATTAGAAAGTGAAGAAAGTGGAACAATAGCAGAAGGTGTCGGAGCTGCAATAGGAGATCCTGGTCCTGAGAAGTATAAGATAGAGGAATCATCAACGAAGTATGGTATTCCTGTAGAATCGATTGTAATAAAGCAAGGGATTGATGAGGCCGTATCAGCTATGTCTAAGAAATTAGCTGAGTCTGTCGATAAAGTTATTGAACGGATTAAAAATATTATACATGAGCGTGTACCTGAAGGAGGAATAGTAATAATAGCTGGAATAGGTAATACTATAGGTATTGGTAATTCGTTAGGAGGTTAAAATAAATGAGCACAACAAAACCATCGTATGATCCTTTAACCAGTTTATTGAATGAATTTAAAGACTTCAAGATTATGTCTCTCCTAGAGTGTACTTCTTGTGGATACAATTTTGAGAGAGCTTATAAAGAGAAAGAACACGTAAATAAAATTACTGAAGATTTATGTCCTAAATGTAATTCGAAAATGTACATTAAAGCAGTTTATGTTGTAAAAGAAGAAAAAAGTTTGCAAAAGAAAGGTTTTCTTAGAGGACTACTGCCTTTGACTATTTTTACAAAATTCTCTAATAAAATTTTAAATTTCAGTAAAAACTAGGGGTTTTTCTTTAGTAACTAGAATGGTATGCTCAAATTGTGCTACATAACTGTTGTTTATCTCTGCTAATACAGGATATTTTGTAGCAATTTTTCTTTTTACCATCTCATTAACTAGTTGCTTTGCATTACTATAATTATATAAGTACCATCTTGGTGTGAATGGTAATCCTTTACGTTCGTTCCATATTCTAACTGCCAGTTCATCTACAGTATCATTCACTCTTTTCGGTTTTGATAATAGAGCATAAATACGCGAATATGATAGGTCGTGGACTTCCCCTCTTCCATTCGTAGCGAATGGTTCTATTGCATAAATCTCTCCCTCTATTACTTCTCCGTGTTCTAGGAATGCGTACACATTAGGTACTATTTTGCCTGTGTGTAAAATATATCGCGAGATTTGATGTCCAGTAAGGTTTGATATCGGTTTGTAGCCATACTGTCGTATAGTGTTTTCAATCGTTTTACCTAATTCTTTAAGACTTATTCCAGGTCGTATGATCTCTAGTGCATTTGATAATGCCTTTTGCGCAGCTAATAAAAGTCTATCGTAATCTGGATCAAATGAAACAGTAATAGCAGAATCGACGATGTAGCCTTCGATATGTGCTCCGCCATCTATTTTTACGATACTATTAGGTGGTATTACTCTTGCATCGTTTACATCAGCTGTATCGTGCGCAGCTATATTATTTATTGATATGTTACATGGAAATGCAGGTTCTGCTCCACCGGATTTTATTTCGTTTTCTACTAATTCGCATAATTCTATGATTGGCATATCTACATGAATCTTGTTTGCAGCTTTTTTCAGTGCAGTATAAAGTATCTTCCCTGCCTTTTTGTATAACTCTAGTATCTCATTCATCATGTTAAAATTAATATACAGAAAGGCATATTTATAGGCTACTTTCTATTTAAAAATTTGATACATAGGTCGGTCTGGCATGAATGTAAAAATACTTGAAAAAGACCAGCTAAAAATGATGTTCGTGGTAGAAGGAGTGGATGTTACATTACTAAATGCTATTAGAAGAGCGACTATAAACCGCGTACCTACAATGGCTATTGATACTGTAATAATATTAGAAAATTCATCAATTATGTATGATGAGATTCTTGCACATAGACTTGGTCTTATACCATTAACTACTGACCTTGACGAAATGCTGCCGGATACTACTGTGATCCTTAAGTTAGAGGTTAAAGCCGCATCCGACAATCAGGTTGTTTATTCTTCACAACTTGTATCATCTGATCAAAGTGTTAAGCCAGCTTGGAGCACCATTCCTATAGTTCTTCTTAAAAAAGGACAGCGCATTCAATTAGAGGCTATGGCTAGATTAGGAACAGGCTCAGAACATGCTAAATGGCAACCGGTATCAGTTAGTGCGTACAAAAACATGCCATATATAGAAGTTGATAAAGAATTGTGGCAAAAATATGATAGTAAGACTGCTGAGAATATAATAAAATCGTGCCCTAAGGGTGTATTAAAAATTGTTGATGGATATCCAACTTTAGCAAATCCAGTCAATTGTACACTTTGTAAATATTGTGAAGATATTTCTAATGGCGCCATCAAAGTTCGTTGGCGTGATAATGAATACATATATAGACTTGAATCAACAGGTGCAATGTCACCTGAGAAAGTTTTTCTTAAAGCGATTGATTTATTAATCTCTGATTGTAGAAATATTAGTTCACAACTGGAGAATCTGGAAAAGGGGGTTGATGTAAGTGGTTAAGAAAGCAGGACCGACAAATCCTGTAATACGAGTTTTATTAAGGAATTTAAGGAAAGCAAGTAAAACTTGGGGAGCACCGATTTGGAAAACTGTAGCTGAGCTAATAGAGAAACCTAAACGTCAACGTATTCATGTAAATATAAGCAGAGTTAACAGATACACAGAAAAGGATGATGTTGTGATCGTACCTGGTAAAGTATTGGGAGCAGGAAAAATTGATCATCCAGTAACAGTTGCAGCGCTCTCATTTTCTAAAACTGCACGCGAAAAAATTATGAGCGCAGGAGGGCAATGCATAAGTATTAATCAGATTGTAAAGATTAGACCTAGTGGATCAAACGTAAAAATTATAGGGTGAGTAAGATGAATGAGGAGACTGTTATAGTTGATGCAAAAAATCAAATACTAGGTCGAATGGCGAGCAAGGTGGCATCTTTACTACTTTCAGGTAAGAATGTTATAATTGTGAATGCTGAGAAAGCGGTTATAAGTGGAACGAGAGAAAGGGTTCTAGAAAGATTCGAAGAAAAAATTGAAAGATCAACACTGAAAAATCCTGAAAAACTCGGACATCGGAATCCTAGGAGACCTGATGGTATTATAAGAAGGACGATAAGAGGTATGCTGCCCTATAAACAAGAGAAAGGTAGAAGTGCTTACAAAAGATTGAGAGTCTATATTGGTATTCCTGAAGACTTACAAAACTATAAGTATATTAGATTCCCTGAAGCTGATACATCTAGACTTGGCAACAAATATGTTTATTTGGATGATGTTCTAAAGATTCTTAGACAAAGCTCTTAGGGGTGATTAAATGAGCATTGTAATAGCTTCCGGAAAAAGAAAGACTGCAATTGCGCGCGCAATAATCAAACCAGGTATTGGGAGAGTTAGAATTAATAGTGTACTATTAGAAGTTTATGAACCAAAATTTATTAGGATGTTAATAAGTGAACCATTACTTCTTCTAGATGAACAAACTAGAAAAATGTACGATATCGATGTGATAGTGCAAGGAGGAGGTTTTATGGGTCAAGCTCAAGCAATTAGGACCGCAATAGCACGTGGGCTTATCAAGATTACAAATCGTGAAGATATAAAAGCTTTATATTCAGCATATGATAGGAGCTTAATCGTAGGTGATCCACGTCAGGCGGAACCTAAGAAACCAAGAGGAAGAAGCGCTAGAGCTAAAAGGCAGAAATCCTATAGGTAATGTTGGTGATCGTTTATGATGATTCCAATTAGATGTTTTACATGTGGTGCACCGATCGCACAGTATTGGGATGAATTTGTAAAGAGATATGAAAAAGAACATGACGCTGGTAAGGTTCTTGATGAGTTAGGGATTAAAAGATACTGTTGCAGAAGGATGTTTATTAGCCATGTAAACTTAATAGATGAAATGATACAATTCTCACCAGCACCTTCTCAAGAGGAATAAGTTTATTTCCTAAAGTAACTAGTTTTAAACATGGATACTGAGATACGTGAGTTAAAGTCACGCATAATTTTAGACAGTCGGGGAAATCCTACAATTGAGAGCGAAGTATATACAGTCAAGGGGTTTGGAAGGGCATCTGCTCCTAGCGGATTAAGCACAAGTGCGTATGAAGTGCCACATATACCTGAAGGTGGCCCAAGAAAAGTATTAGAGATCTTAACTAGAGAGATTTTTCCTAAACTAAAAGGGCTAGATTCCTCAAACCAAGCATTTTTTGATTCCCAATTAAAGGAATTAGATGGAACCACGAATTTCTCAAGAATCGGGGGAGCAGCAGCAACATCTTTATCTTTTGCAAACGCGAAAGCTGCATCTAATACATTAGGATTACCACTGTATAAACATCTGAACAATCTAGGTGTATACGAGCTACCTTTGCCTCTTGGTAATGTAATAGGAGGAGGAAAGCATGCACGTGATAGGTCGATACCATTTCAAGAAATATTAGTATTTCCTTTAAACCCACCTACGATATTTGATGCTATAATGATTAATGTAATGGTTCATAAAGAACTTTCTAAAATACTTTCACATATTGATCCATACTTTGCAGGAGGGAAAAATGATGAAGGAGCATGGGTTACTAAGGTAACAATAGAGAAGGCTCTTGATGCTGTTAACGAAGCAATAAAAAATGTAAAATCTATGATTAACGTGCCTGTAGAAATAGGAATTGGCATGGATATTGCTGCATCTAATTTATGGTATCCTGATAAAAAAGTTTATAAATATGAGGATAAAGTATTTACTGAAGATCAGCATCTTAATTATATGTTTTCGTTAATAGAGAAATATCAAATATTATACTTAGAAGACCCATTTCATGAAGATAGTTTTGACACTTTTGCTGAGCTCACTAAGATAGTGAAAGATTATGGTACTGTTATAGTAGGTGATGATATATTCGCAACCAGAATTGATAGACTCATTGAAGGTATTAATCGTAAGGCAGGAAATGGAATAATAATAAAACCTAATCAAGTTGGCACAATAAGTGATGCAATAAAAGTCATTAAATATGCACGTGAATATGGATTTACACCGATTGTTTCACACAGAAGTGGAGAGACCACTGATGAGACAATAGCACATCTAGCCGTTGCGTATCAAGTTCCAATTATAAAAACAGGTACCGTAGGAGGAGAACGGATCAGTAAACTCAATGAGCTTATTAGGATTGAGGAGTTAGATAACAATATAAAACCAGCTTTTATTTATAGGATGAAAAAATAAATATTAGAAGTTTTATTCAAAAATGTACTAGGTGAAAAATAAATGAGCAAACAAGATAATTCATCAGGAGAGAGAGGTAAAAAGACTGAAAAATACAAGGACGAAGAGAGAACAGAGCAATTAAAAGTGGCACCTACAGAACTTTATGTTACTTCTGGTTTACACATAGGTACACGTTACAAATCCAAATATATGCAACGTTTCATTTTTAGAACACGCGTTGATGGGATAAACATAATAAGTCCAAAAGATATAGATGAACGGATTAGAGTGGCAGGAAAGTTTTTGTCATTTTTTGAGCCTGCAAAGATATTAGTAGTTGCATCTAGACCATATGCAATACAACCTGTTAAAAAATTCTGTGAACTTGTAGGTTCTATATCATCCTTGGGTAGGTTCTTACCAGGCATGCTCACAAACCCACAATTACCATTTTATTTAGAGCCTGATGTAGTGTTTGTTAATGATCCAATGGCGGATTCTCAGGCTGTTGAAGAAGCAAGCAAAGTCGGAATACCAGTGGTGGCCTTATGTGATACTGAGCACGAATGTAGCAATATTGATCTTGTAATTCCGGTAAACAATAAAGGTAAAAGGGCTTTAGCGACAGTATATTGGCTTTTAGCAAGACAAATATTAAGGGAACGTGGTGAAATACCGCCGGATGGTGATCTAAGCGTACCAATAGATGATTTTGAAGCAAAACTTACTGAAGAAAGTTAGCATTTAATAAATTTAATCAACTAATGTTAAGTCAAATGCATAAATTTTTGTGCATGCAGTTACTTAATTTAATAGAAGACCTATGGAACGTATGAGAAAGAGCGCAGTTTCTGGAAGTTTTTATGAAGCTGATCCAGAGGATTTAAAAAAGCAGATTGAATGGTGTTTCATG encodes:
- a CDS encoding DUF1512 domain-containing protein; its protein translation is MMEVFYQVLYDQFGFGETSTTNWISLIIGIVYLVTLFLFMFGPVQMWLYTARVSKDLVRLEIYAKRSREIFISVASKYNQNKEELEKIVSDALEFFYIEPVERDPYGFIKRLDHLLNVSRNKLKLLVNKIAPIADGEEKANLENTLTTAMALNSIYKYAKHWYIVGRKAGSIVIMAQLELLMALLRDIARAYYMSFFATIKGIPIGDGVGAMVAARLMMKSQNYKVITTETIMSELDIDGRKAMIVKAAGPGGRVGKPGEAIQKLIEEYQNKINLIIMIDAAAKLESEESGTIAEGVGAAIGDPGPEKYKIEESSTKYGIPVESIVIKQGIDEAVSAMSKKLAESVDKVIERIKNIIHERVPEGGIVIIAGIGNTIGIGNSLGG
- the phoU gene encoding phosphate signaling complex protein PhoU, with product MVRLIELGLERLNNMLSEMASLSEKTVNLSLEAFMSGVDVKEEVLKRAQQLKQMKEEIGELVVEIIARYQPAASDLRFIKSALEISYDFYRFGRYSYDIAVILGDVGAISECDKEIIKNASKIVITMMRDAIKAFILRNVELTHLIYEKDDEIDKIYEEAFKKAIHTNNPLCDITSLLILRYLERIADHATYIADSLVYIVKGT
- the map gene encoding type II methionyl aminopeptidase, translating into MMNEILELYKKAGKILYTALKKAANKIHVDMPIIELCELVENEIKSGGAEPAFPCNISINNIAAHDTADVNDARVIPPNSIVKIDGGAHIEGYIVDSAITVSFDPDYDRLLLAAQKALSNALEIIRPGISLKELGKTIENTIRQYGYKPISNLTGHQISRYILHTGKIVPNVYAFLEHGEVIEGEIYAIEPFATNGRGEVHDLSYSRIYALLSKPKRVNDTVDELAVRIWNERKGLPFTPRWYLYNYSNAKQLVNEMVKRKIATKYPVLAEINNSYVAQFEHTILVTKEKPLVFTEI
- the nrdD gene encoding anaerobic ribonucleoside-triphosphate reductase, with amino-acid sequence MPWHIEYNIFGIVSEGKRIEILKLLGSYGSLRFSEIKEKLHLRQEETSNLSYHIRMLQSHGLIDKDLETGEYILTGLGRKILELINEIEYSIKYSKLLVRTSRPALEPFDAQKIVSSLIKEAKLPRSLAEDIAREAELRLSKMPIKYLTSAFIRELVNSILVERGLDDVRLQVMRLGLPVHDVHQIIFGNERKIKNPRLIHYKLSSSMLRDYTLLRLLSKDLSDAHSSGDLHVIDLDEWSLSTVNINHDMYILLNYKFDDMNLFLPSNGMKSLNNALMRIMYMLYNFDQEVSGGQSLPLFNFLLAPYTKNIPDNELVTYFIHFIYNINNVFIWRNKLTVSLGLHTDLPKGFENLEIKINGTIHTLNEYIDEAHRVFNAFINALLQLNSNGRPPILPIIHVYVESLSDDSKNNLMNAIKLNLSGYTVTFINKLRSSLLDTIYTNDLYRVALSHYDSSQYDIASVTAINMPRLVMKSDLNENTLPNFIGDIIRSAVKIAASKNNLLELMIKNETLPYTLHEYKGTLYINNDNIFHIITPIGLYEAILLLTDHDYFSTPSSRSLLIKILNEINKIIREYSEQESLKILLAQNIRDEPAYRFSMLDRKLYPKYYSILMTRTKPGKYSNGLIEEWRIIDIQDLITLDSEVDPFLSGGHAVKVWLDDEISSPETIMNHLSRTFPSYNVNILQYNKNFVFCMACKRLSVGIQKTCPVCGARGKYLIYYANVENGYQFISDDDTRLSVIERTSHEL
- a CDS encoding transposase, whose amino-acid sequence is MYSKTAHQPKLSKWSARTFQLMLEYKLKWLNLLVKYVNPANSSKTCPVCSGSMASYLGRIMRCEECGLTMDRDIVAVLNLQMRGEGFTQRDPDELIEGEGLSRNENSNSLCIPTNPEPNTGNSGLRL
- a CDS encoding helix-turn-helix domain-containing protein; translation: MSTVPKSIKYLMMYIAGDIITSENPGKGLRKWREIFNVQQNELSRKIRIPPPVISNYEQGRRLPGIKAIDKIVRGLIDIDRERGYPISSKIAGFMFESDAILDMKDFTTPVSVKNFAEAVEGDILYGKHLIERPVFGYTVIDSIKAILSMSGYEFFRLMGLTTARAAIFTNVSKGRSPMIAVRVYPIKPMVVIIHGPKKINDQLPVKIAEIEQIPLILSKIDSVEKLLTSLRRIHE